Proteins from a genomic interval of Nitrospirota bacterium:
- a CDS encoding YtxH domain-containing protein produces the protein MMDERNVLVPMGFSLLAGILIGGVAGLLYAPQSGARSRRQLANLADDVRERAGEIAEDATTAIEKTVERGRRLANL, from the coding sequence ATGATGGATGAACGTAATGTATTAGTGCCAATGGGATTTTCATTGCTGGCAGGGATTTTGATCGGCGGGGTGGCCGGGCTGCTGTATGCCCCTCAGTCTGGAGCCAGATCCCGCCGTCAGCTCGCGAACTTAGCTGATGACGTGCGGGAGCGGGCCGGAGAGATAGCGGAAGATGCAACCACGGCGATAGAGAAAACGGTCGAACGAGGGCGCCGGTTGGCCAATTTGTAA